In Monodelphis domestica isolate mMonDom1 chromosome 3, mMonDom1.pri, whole genome shotgun sequence, the following proteins share a genomic window:
- the LOC130458091 gene encoding uncharacterized protein LOC130458091: MPETENWRTGLRYDRQRLSSDQPEPRSPLDSRGTEGTRPPKDDSYSEVTLVAKGTHSARYPGHRQPVQKDYTLEGIDPGSSQDLPGSEANRSAGPGGSQHSLHIQGSASSGKLKVLLCNHALWLQFALQQNEMVLDKQGRIMFPFLTYKIQGMDPSAYYHVFVEVAPVDKHHWRYQRGQWLPFEEDKKEEDNLPGNRFYRHPDSPNTGAHWMGRDVSFKKLKLTNKETACKNGSQAPILLKSLHKYQPRLHIEEVSTGKQCMPASSSSTHTFSFPDTEFITVTCYYNPEIKRLKIDLNPFARTFRGNSRTERSSTKTPPAGECTGRSPPPPALLVSNSPAQVQECPGQGKKCNLMHGSQPPSGHPYDSRDSNSTTSLALPLVKEGVDPDLLPCISPHTVSYHPNPDTSIIQRNCPPAISSCTSNGNSMDYLESGSLKALQADTTTQQEEGLQEQLCLSSSRSPLDFSGLKQRPCKKRCLSPVDSATDVSTSVWKSEGQQVGSLLVAESYGNSSSEVASGGSSYTVGLQEATPQTKEKVFPTPWPPIQVSKPPWDHPSDSTDSGKRIRSYDLHTTNPGPLPCLGLPESKKQLGGLSHRQARSLQQPEPGSPLEVRGADRASPCSEEDWDPEVATVPERVRTPASPTSFQPARNNRVREGIDPGSSQVLPGSEANPSAGPGGSQHSLHIQGSASSGKLKVLLCNHALWLQFALQQNEMVLDKQGRIMFPFLTYKIQGMDPSAYYHVFVEVAPVDKHHWRYQRGQWLPFEEDKKEEDNLPGNRFYRHPDSPNTGAHWMGRDVSFKKLKLTNKETACKNGSQAPILLKSLHKYQPRLHIEEVSTGKQCMPASSSSTHTFSFPDTEFITVTCYYNPEIKRLKIDLNPFARTFRGNSRTERSSTKTPPAGECTGRSPPPPALLVSNSPAQVQECPGQGKKCNLMHGSQPPSGHPYDSRDSNSTTSLALPLVKEGVDPDLLPCISPHTVSYHPNPDTSIIQRNCPPAISSCTSNGNSMDYLESGSLKALQADTTTQQEEGLQEQLCLSSSRSPLDFSGLKQRPCKKRCLSPVDSATDVSTSVWKSEGQQVGSLLVAESYGNSSSEVASGGSSYTVGLQEATPQTKEKVFPTPWPPIQVSKPPWDHPSDSTDSGKRIGSYDLHTTNPGPLPCLGLPESKKQLGGLSHRQARSLQQPEPGSPLEVRGADRASPCSEEDWDPEVATVPERVRTPASPTSFQPARNNRVREGIDPGSSQVLPGSEANPSAGPGGSQHSLHIQGSASSGKLHDSQPPSWYPYDSGDSSSTTSLALPLGMEAVGLLPCISLDAPVIPQLQEWKTREQEGECRLGENSVATAPQNLFLKAPAILYAYRENEFPLPPHSIQETQSPSELPSDSSDLDLDAILLELLPDAYPSAMPYEPSQDDQ, encoded by the exons ATGCCAGAGACAGAAAATTGGCGAACAGGGTTGAGGTACGACAGGCAAAGGCTCTCCTCTGACCAGCCCGAGCCGCGGTCGCCTCTGGACTCCAGAGGAACTGAAGGCACTCGTCCACCCAAGGACGACTCCTACTCGGAAGTCACCTTGGTGGCCAAGGGTACCCATTCAGCCAGGTACCCGGGACACCGGCAGCCTGTCCAGAAGGATTACACCCTGGAAGGGATCGACCCCGGCAGCTCCCAGGACCTGCCTGGATCTGAAGCCAATCGCTCCGCGGGACCGGGAGGTAGTCAACACTCTCTGCACATTCAGGGCAGCGCAAGCTCCGGAAAACTGAAAGTGCTCCTCTGCAACCACGCCCTGTGGCTCCAGTTTGCCCTGCAGCAGAACGAAATGGTCCTCGACAAGCAAGGCCGAATCATGTTCCCCTTCCTGACTTACAAAATCCAGGGCATGGACCCCAGTGCCTATTACCACGTCTTTGTCGAAGTGGCACCCGTTGACAAACATCACTGGCGGTATCAGCGGGGGCAATGGCTCCCATTCgaggaagacaaaaaagaagaggatAACCTGCCAGGCAACCGCTTCTATCGACACCCCGACTCACCCAACACCGGGGCCCACTGGATGGGCAGAGACGTATCCTTTAAAAAACTCAAGCTCACCAACAAGGAGACAGCTTGCAAGAATGGTAGCCAAGCCCCAATCTTATTGAAGTCTCTCCACAAATACCAGCCCAGGCTCCACATTGAGGAAGTCAGCACTGGAAAGCAGTGCATGccagcttcctcctcctccacccacACCTTCTCCTTCCCAGACACAGAGTTCATCACTGTGACCTGCTATTACAATCCTGAGATCAAACGCCTGAAAATTGACCTCAATCCCTTTGCCAGGACTTTTCGAGGAAACTCCCGAACTGAACGAAGCTCCACTAAGACACCTCCAGCTGGGGAATGCACTGGCCGTAGCCCACCTCCACCAGCTTTGTTGGTTTCCAACTCTCCTGCCCAGGTGCAAGAGTGTCCTGGCCAAGGTAAGAAGTGCAATTTGATGCATGGCTCCCAGCCACCCTCGGGGCATCCCTATGACTCCAGGGACAGCAACAGCACCACCAGCCTGGCCTTGCCCTTAGTCAAGGAAGGTGTGGATCCTGACCTTCTGCCCTGCATATCTCCACACACAGTGTCTTACCACCCAAATCCAGATACCTCCATCATACAACGGAACTGTCCACCTGCAATCTCATCTTGCACCTCCAATGGGAACAGTATGGACTATCTAGAGTCTGGAAGCCTTAAAGCCCTGCAAGCAGACACCACAACTCAACAAGAGGAAGGACTTCAGGAGCAACTCTGCCTCTCCAGCTCCAGATCCCCTTTGGATTTCTCTGGCCTGAAGCAAAGACCTTGTAAGAAGAGATGCTTGTCTCCTGTGGACTCAGCCACGGATGTCTCAACTTCAGTGTGGAAATCAGAGGGACAACAGGTAGGGAGTCTTCTAGTGGCAGAATCCTATGGCAACAGCTCCTCTGAAGTTGCTTCTGGAGGCTCTAGTTATACTGTTGGGCTGCAAGAGGCGACTCCTCAAACCAAGGAGAAGGTGTTCCCCACTCCATGGCCTCCCATCCAGGTGTCCAAGCCACCCTGGGATCATCCCTCTGACTCCACTGACAGTGGCAAGAGAATCAGGTCCTATGACCTGCATACCACGAACCCTGGTCCTCTACCCTGCCTTGGTTTGCCTGAGAGCAAGAAGCAGCTAGGAGGATTAAGTCATAGGCAAGCGCGCTCTTTGCAGCAACCCGAGCCCGGGTCCCCACTGGAAGTCAGAGGAGCCGACCGCGCCTCCCCATGCAGTGAAGAGGACTGGGATCCGGAAGTCGCCACGGTGCCAGAGAGGGTCCGGACACCTGCCAGCCCCACAAGCTTTCAGCCTGCCCGGAACAACAGAGTCCGAGAGGGGATCGACCCCGGCAGCTCCCAGGTCCTGCCTGGATCTGAAGCCAATCCCTCCGCGGGACCGGGAGGTAGTCAACACTCTCTGCACATTCAGGGCAGCGCAAGCTCCGGAAAACTGAAAGTGCTCCTCTGCAACCACGCCCTGTGGCTCCAGTTTGCCCTGCAGCAGAACGAAATGGTCCTCGACAAGCAAGGCCGAATCATGTTCCCCTTCCTGACTTACAAAATCCAGGGCATGGACCCCAGTGCCTATTACCACGTCTTTGTCGAAGTGGCACCCGTTGACAAACATCACTGGCGGTATCAGCGGGGGCAATGGCTCCCATTCgaggaagacaaaaaagaagaggatAACCTGCCAGGCAACCGCTTCTATCGACACCCCGACTCACCCAACACCGGGGCCCACTGGATGGGCAGAGACGTATCCTTTAAAAAACTCAAGCTCACCAACAAGGAGACAGCTTGCAAGAATGGTAGCCAAGCCCCAATCTTATTGAAGTCTCTCCACAAATACCAGCCCAGGCTCCACATTGAGGAAGTCAGCACTGGAAAGCAGTGCATGCCagcttcttcctcctccacccaCACCTTCTCCTTCCCAGACACAGAGTTCATCACTGTGACCTGCTATTACAATCCTGAGATCAAACGCCTGAAAATTGACCTCAATCCCTTTGCCAGGACTTTTCGAGGAAACTCCCGAACTGAACGAAGCTCCACTAAGACACCTCCAGCTGGGGAATGCACTGGCCGTAGCCCACCTCCACCAGCTTTGTTGGTTTCCAACTCTCCTGCCCAGGTGCAAGAGTGTCCTGGCCAAGGTAAGAAGTGCAATTTGATGCATGGCTCCCAGCCACCCTCGGGGCATCCCTATGACTCCAGGGACAGCAACAGCACCACCAGCCTGGCCTTGCCCTTAGTCAAGGAAGGTGTGGATCCTGACCTTCTGCCCTGCATATCTCCACACACAGTGTCTTACCACCCAAATCCAGATACCTCCATCATACAACGGAACTGTCCACCTGCAATCTCATCTTGCACCTCCAATGGGAACAGTATGGACTATCTAGAGTCTGGAAGCCTTAAAGCCCTGCAAGCAGACACCACAACTCAACAAGAGGAAGGACTTCAGGAGCAACTCTGCCTCTCCAGCTCCAGATCCCCTTTGGATTTCTCTGGCCTGAAGCAAAGACCTTGTAAGAAGAGATGCTTGTCTCCTGTGGACTCAGCCACGGATGTCTCAACTTCAGTGTGGAAATCAGAGGGACAACAGGTAGGGAGTCTTCTAGTGGCAGAATCCTATGGCAACAGCTCCTCTGAAGTTGCTTCTGGAGGCTCTAGTTATACTGTTGGGCTGCAAGAGGCGACTCCTCAAACCAAGGAGAAGGTGTTCCCCACTCCATGGCCTCCCATCCAGGTGTCCAAGCCACCCTGGGATCATCCCTCTGACTCCACTGACAGTGGCAAGAGAATCGGGTCCTATGACCTGCATACCACGAACCCTGGTCCTCTACCCTGCCTTGGTTTGCCTGAGAGCAAGAAGCAGCTAGGAGGATTAAGTCATAGGCAAGCGCGCTCTTTGCAGCAACCCGAGCCCGGGTCCCCACTGGAAGTCAGAGGAGCCGACCGCGCCTCCCCATGCAGTGAAGAGGACTGGGATCCGGAAGTCGCCACGGTGCCAGAGAGGGTCCGGACACCTGCCAGCCCCACAAGCTTTCAGCCTGCCCGGAACAACAGAGTCCGAGAGGGGATCGACCCCGGCAGCTCCCAGGTCCTGCCTGGATCTGAAGCCAATCCCTCCGCGGGACCGGGAGGTAGTCAACACTCTCTGCACATTCAGGGCAGCGCAAGCTCCGGAAAACTGCATGACTCCCAGCCACCCTCGTGGTATCCCTATGACTCAGGGGACAGCAGCAGCACCACCAGCCTGGCCTTGCCCTTAGGCATGGAAGCTGTGGGCCTTCTGCCCTGCATATCTCTAGATGCA CCAGTGATCCCTCAACTTCAAGAGTGGAAAACCAGGGAACAAGAAGGTGAATGCCGTCTGGGGGAGAATTCTGTGGCAACAGCTCCCCAGAACCTGTTTCTGAAGGCTCCTGCTATCTTGTATGCCTACAGAGAAAATGAATTCCCCCTTCCTCCGCATTCCATCCAGGAGACTCAGTCACCTTCAGAGCTTCCCTCTGACTCCAGTGACTTAGACCTGGATGCAATCCTCCTCGAGCTACTCCCAGATGCTTATCCATCTGCCATGCCTTATGAACCTTCACAGGATGATCAGTAG